Genomic segment of Globicephala melas chromosome 7, mGloMel1.2, whole genome shotgun sequence:
GGCTGTTCCTGCCCAGAAACTCCTGGGGAGGGGTCTCCAGAACACTTTTTATTCACACCATATTAAGGTACAAAGTTTCCTGCTGATAAGGTTGTCAGATCAAACACAGGGCATCCTGTttttgggttttggggttttttgtttttttttcttttggctgaatCTGGCAAACCTACCTATTAACTCTTATCCCAGCCTGTAGACAAGGACACATACAAGAGGAAGTAAAGAACCTTTCCTCCGTCTCCACCAATAGGATGTGTTATCTTTCTGGTCTGAACAAAGAAAATTGACCTGAgctgagaaaaacaaatttataaaataaaacaaggtctCTAAGCCGCCTAAATCATCGCTCTAACCAGGGGcaaaagagaagtaaaacaatAGAAATAGCTTTCCAGAGAAAGCCAGCTTCTCCTTCACTTTGAAAACTCCAAAAACAATAACTTAAGTGTCTAAATTCTTAACCTTCCCAACTGGCTTTGCTCCAATTAACAGCACAGTGACATCAACAGTTTGCAAGTTTTGGTCCCAAGTAAAGTAAGTGTGTATCAACTGTGGAGACAAAAGAAGGTACAGACTCAGTATAAAAATATAGTCAGTTTTAGCAGCAACCCACAGTTcaaaatacagagaataaaaatgagaattcatctccctcccccccacaaaAATATTGGAAGATTAGATTGAGATAAAAGTAGAATGCGTGGGGCAAGGGAGCCAGAGGGAGCTCACATTCCAGTCTTAAAGGTTTAAGCTGAGAAACAGATTGACCTACACATAATTCTCCTGGTCAAAGAGGAAGGAGATTAGGTTTGAAGCATTAGAACTTCTCActcaaaaatggggaaaatggaaACCAGTAATACAGCCAATGGGAAGATACAACCATAGCATGCTCCTTGTAAATTGGGGTCATTCCCCGTTCAAAACAGCCATGTTCTGCATAGAAGACATGTCCCTCTCATTGTCCCAGATGTCCTAGCTCCCCAACTCTCCAATACACTTGTTTGAGCATCTATTGTGTGCCTAAAGTTGTGGTGATGCCTATTTTGGAGAAGTTTCCATCCAAGCTAGGGAGAAAAGACATAGGCATCTGAAATTATTAGAGACGAAACTGAATATAGCtgcaaaacagaagagaaaaatccatGTAGGCTTGAAGTGTCAGCACATCCGATGGACGAGGCAGAATTTGAAATGAGTGTTTATGGATGCAAAAATGAGGGATAAAGATATTTGGGGGTGATGAATAGGGAAACAGGAAGTGGCAGAAATGAGAGTACCATATTGGAATAAGGGAGATGAGCAGAGGTATGTGCTGGGAACTGGTAAGAGTTGGGGTTGACCCAGGCAACCCCTGGTAGCTCTCTCTTGCTCCTCTTGTCTCCACATTCCTACCTGAGACTAGTGGTTCCGAGAGGAGGGGCACAGTGGACCTCTCCCCTCTCAGCCACGGTGGACCAAGCCTCATTTGATGATGACTGGAGTCTTGGGGCTTCCCCAAGACCTTGATCCCagagatggtgatggtgatgaaggCTGGAAGGCCATAAAGCCATTGGTCCCCTGGTTTGAGGCTATGCATCTCTCTGAGTATTGCAGATAATGGATCTACCCTCATAAACAAGTTAGGGATTAGAAAAGACTTTCCTTTGGTCCCCAGACACCCCTACCCCGTATTTGCTTTCCACCCTTTCAGGTCACAGTCTTTCTTGCCTATTTCTTCTATCACAGGAGAAACTCTTTGGAGCCAAAGAGTATTGTATTAATATGTCTTCAAAATTGAGACTGAGTGAAGTAGGCAATGCTTAACTCAATGAATAGCTAATGGTAGAATTTCAGATAATAGTAGAGGAGACATTAAGCTTATGTAAAGTAGTCCATTGTCTAATGGTGTCTGAAAGATGCCCGAGAGATCCCTTGCCTAAGGCCCTCTGTCATTTAGATCTTCCATCAACTATGGAGAAGAATGATCTCTCTAAAGACATTTGGAGGAGCAGAAATGGTATCAGACTATCTGTTGGGCCTCATAAACTGTGTGTTTCTTCATGGCTTCCAACCAAAGACCAAGAAATCAAGAGAAACAGTCTTCTGCATAGTAGGAATTTATTCTAGGTAAGTGCCATTACCATATTTGGAAGAcctattcctttttatttaacaCATCTTTCTGGAATGCTCACTATGTGCTCTCTCATTTGTTTGTTAGCACTTGCTTGCAAAATAAGAGAGAGTTTTAGTGAGCAAGAGAGAGAGCTGCCTAAACAGCGATCCTCAAAACCTGAGGGGTCTAAGAAGAACTGAGGAGGCTGTTGGGAGAGCAAACTCCTGACCCCATCGCCCAAAGGTTCTGATCCAGTGCATCTGAGGTTAAGCACTTGAATCAGCCTTTTTAGGAAGTGACCCAGTTGATTCAATTATAGGTGATCCCTGGCCACCCTGAGAATCGTTGCACAGAACAACAACAGGATATGGAGGTCAAGAATGAGAAACCTTAAATGGAAACCAAGCAGGCTGAGGCTACATACTGGTTAACCAAGAATCACAGAGGGGATGTGTTCCTCACATTTGTGAAAGAGTCCCTCTGGAAGCTGCAAGGGAAAGCTCCGTTTACCACAGAAGCAGAGCAGAATGGCTGCAAGGACCACGGTTGACAACACTGGAGTTGCCATGGCAACTGTAATCAGTGCTCGAGTAGAGCTGGGAAAGGTCTGGGTGAGAAAGAGGGGGTAAAGAACCTGTGCTAAAGAGGACGCTGTGTGATTTATCAAGGGCTGCTGTAGCTGTGGTAGATCGCTTCATATCCCAAACATTGGGGAAGCAATCAAAAGGACAGAGGATGAATTCCTTCCAAGAATGGCTTGCAGGTAAAGGGCTGATTCATGAAGCATTATTTGCCCTTTGGGGTTttctccggactcgcaggctcggcggccatggctcacgggcccagccgctccgtgacatgtgagatcctcccggaccggggcacgaacccgtgtcctctgcatcggcaggcggactctcaaccactgcgccaccagggaagccccacttttggGTTTTTTCGATTTGTTCTCAGTATTCCTAATATTGGAGACTCAACCAACTGCTAAATGAATCaatcaaaaataaactcaaacaatACTCACATATAAGGAATGTCAAAAACAACTCTGGAAAACGACCACctcagatttttatttaattaaaaatattatacatgtTGTTGCATTTTCACGGAAAATATCAAGTTAAAAAACACCAACAGTGTTAGTTTTCAGAGACCCTCGCATCCTGTTCTGCCATCTGCTGCTTTTTTCTGTCTGTGGCATTAACCATGTGTAAGGAATTGGGGCCCCCATGGAACTGGAGCTTCCTTGAGGTTCATACCCACAAGACTCCTGAAATGAGCCATTTTCTCGACGATGATGGTGCTCTATCAAGTTAACTCAGATACCACCAGCTTTGGCTTCCTTGCAAACCAGTGGAAGGAGCTGGCATAAAAGCCCAAAGCCCATGTCAACACCAACTCAGCCCAACATGTCTGCAAGAATGAGCTATGACCCTATCCAGTTTCCAAGCCAGTTGGCAAGTGACCTTGTACTCTACCTGGTGTATTAGTGTCCTGAGTCTCTCCACAAAACTTCCCCTGAACCCATGGTGGGAAGACACTGCCATATAGTGTTTATACTCAAACTACCAGCAAATACACAAAAGCACATGTGGCCCCCATGCACAATActatcaaataaaaaatacatattgttaCAATACAACCTTTGGAATCACTGGCTAAAATATAGCCATGTGagtattttttaagtctttatgtaattatatatttgttaagaaaaataacacagcATAAAAATTTTACTTGAAAACATCATTTCAGCTATAAACTTCTCACAGGTAAATACAAGATGTATATAATACCATCCTCGCTCTTAattcttcctttgctttcttggGACTGTACCATTCCCTAACTTACGTCTTGACTCCACATTGTAATGCTGCATCCCAATATTGCTCCCAAGTGAGGCTTTTACTAAAATTCGATCAGATGTGACAGAACCAGCCCGGCTCTGTTTTTCTGCtcctttgttttaaattgtaGTACGCTTAATTTGGGTTCTGCATCCTGCTTTATATTAAAGAGAGATGAATcccccaaaatacacaaacaaacaaaaatagctgGGTAGCAAAAAGTTAGCATTGCCTCAGCTCttacaaattggaaaatagtcttttttcttcataatgGTCTCTCAATTGATGGGAATGAAATAAGGCTGAAATTGCTTTTCACATTCTGGCTCTGTTGGGGGCATTTTCACATAGACCCCTGTAGTAAGAGGGCTTCTTTTCTTTAGCTGCCAAACATGAAAAGAAACAGTAATTAGTATCGAGGAATACAGAAGCCACTTCTAACTATAATaggattcaacaaatattgggtTCCTACCCCACTGAAAAATAGATGTTCACAACATACAGAATTATAAGCCCCAGGAGATTTTCTTGATTCAGCTATTAAAATTCATTTCGGGTAAATAACTCTGTGCTATTGACTTAAGATAGAAATCATTTTCCCTGACTGGGAGATAGCAGAAAGAAACTTCAAGAAAGCTTTAGAAAGAACACCCAAAATGCCTATGATAATTGACTGGGTCTTGTTTGTGAGGGGATGAGCTGGATAAGATAATAAACTTCAATTATTCTCTTTGGGAGCAGTATGTCTCATCTCTACTCCTCACATactctttattactttttttctcgGTCCACATTAGTTCCCAGTTTTTATCACCTCAGTAAATTGAGGTCTAGTCTACTAGTTAGTGTGGCACTTTGTAGCAAATGAGGTAGAAAGAAGCTACAGCAACAGAACAGACCGAGTAGAGGATCCTGGAATACAGTGTAGGGGCgcgggagggagagagggagggagtaagggagtggaagagaaggggagggagagaggaaggtgaGGGAGAGGTTTGTGAATGGCAAAGCCAGCCTCAGGCAAAGGAGGTTGCAAGCGACTGTCAGAAATCTTGACAGAAGTCCGGATTCCATACCTCTGCTTCTTCTACAACAACTGTAGTAAATGAAAACTGGGTTCTCATTTACTGGGCTGGAGAAGAGCATGAGGCTTGCCAGTCGAGCAGAATGGGTAACAGGGCGCCCTGGGCATGTGTTACGTGGATGCCTACAGCTTGGTCAAGGAAGGCTCAAGTAGAGGGACATTAACCACCCCTGTGGTCTTCTCCAGCAGCATTTTGCCCAACCTAATGTTTCAGGGTTATTAACTTAAGTACAATTGTCATGAAGATAAAGAGCAAAACAGCTGTCCCGTGTTGTTCAGCTACTCAAAATGAAACCCTATGCAAAATCACACAAACATTCAATGTCAAACACACTCATATAAAATATTAGTCAACCTGAAACCTCAAAGGCCAATGCCAAGGGTTCTAGTGTGTTCTTTACCActgtccttcctcttcttcatttATCGCTTCATCTCAAGAAAACGCGACTCAACAGCATCATTTGGCCAGTTGTTATCACTAAAGGTATTCTGACCAAGGATGGCGCGTTAGCAGCACGGCACTCACCATTTTGCTCAAAGAAACAGCTGTGATGAGGAAGCTGTAGAAAAACAACCCTGAACTAACTGCTGCCAGGATCCAGAGGAGGAAATCAGAATCCGGGCATGGTTCTGGATCTGCaacagagaagaaagcagaattTCCCTGAGATGCTTTCTAAATTCTAGGGCGGTACTCCCCCAACtggtgagagaaggaaaaagttcAAGCTTCCAGACCTTGATGTCCACCCCTAATTGGAATCGCTGGACCCCAGGTAAGTCTGACTGTTGGGGCTACTTTGCCAAGAGTTTCAGATCAAAGGCCAAGACCAAATTTCATGCTGGGTATCACTCCAGTGTGAGTGCCCCAACCTGCCGGGAGGAAACACACCTTCTCCAgctccttttattttataaacagaatGCCGTTTGCCTCGCCACCCATACTGAGTAGGACTCATGCAGTATGCCAGAGAACTCTTAAAGAGAATTCCCACAATCCTAAACATGAACGACCTGAAATCAAGGAGCAAAACTGTTTGCACACAGAGAAGAGACAGCAATGCAAAAGGCGTCGTCAATGATGCTCACCAATGACGTAAATTTGGGTTCCATTGCCCATGCCCACATAGTAGGGCGGCGGGTACATGAGCTCCACCTTGCAGATGTAGAGCCCGGAGTCCGTGGCCCTCAGCCCTTGGATGGTGAGGTTCACTTTGTTCCCACTGGAGGTGCCAGTGCAAGTGGAATCCTCCAGGAAGGTCAGCTCATCTTCCACCATGTAGGTCGCGGCGCAGACTTCGTTCAGCTGGCCGCCTGCCTTCCGCAACACCGTCACCCGGACCTCGGTGGCTTTGCCTGACGACCCATATTCACAGACGAAGCTGGCAACACCCCGACTGCTGGCCAGCACCACTGCGGGCTGGGCCACGTGCACCCCTAAAGCAGGAAAACCAAAGGGAACTCAGTGAACTCATGCTTGCCCATGACCAGGTCCAGGCAAAACCCTCAGGCCGGGCAAAGTTGATCTTTGATGACCCCCTCCAGTTTCACCTGTCAGCCTTTCTCTCCCCCCATCAACAAACCCATCACCCTCCCCTACCCCTTTCCTTCTCCACCCACCCCAGCACCCCCTCCATCTCGCCACTGTCTTCCGGTTACTCTCCATGAAGGTGCTTCCTTATTGGAAAACAGTGCCTTGACGGCAGTTGTCTGTGGCATGAAGAACACTGATGTGACAAAGAGAAAGGCTGGCTCTACCGTGAAATAGGTGATTTGGGGAAAGCCATGCCTCCCCCGTGGACTTCATTTTTTCCTCACATGCAAAAGAGGGGATTAGATCAGATGACATCAGAGTGCCTTCCCACTCTGGTATTCTAAGGTTATGATAGAGCTGTGGGACCTATAAGAGTAGTAGGGGAAAGTTTGGAGGCTGAGGTATAGAGTCTTGCTTTATCCCTCAAAGTATACCTTAATAACCTCTACCCGCATTGATCTGGCCCTGGACCTCAATCGCCCACGAGGAGCTGAGTCTTGGCCCATGGTGCCGGCCACCCCCTTCCCTGCATTATCACCAGAGAATGAGGGATGCTGCTTGATGAAGGAAGCCACCGAGCCGAGGGCACCGGGTCATTTCCTCTGTAGGCTGAGGCAACCCTGCTGTTCACTTCTATGGGCTTCCCCTGCCACTGTCATCACCTCTTCCACCGCCCTCTCTCCTTCACTCGAACACCTTgtgttcctttgttcttttccctctggCTTCTACAGGAGAAGGGAGGCCAGCTTTTCATACAAAAGGGCTCACATCGTCTAAAAAATAGTGGCTTCATGACAAATTACTTTCCTGTAACTAACTGGGCCCCTCTCTAGTCAATCAATCACACAAGTGACACTCAAAACTTGAATTGAACCATGTCACTCCTTCTGTTCAAACCCTTTCATGCCTTATATACCACTgattacaaaaacaaataactttcACTGTGTCTCCATAATCTGATCCTATCTTACCACTCCAATCTGAGCTTTCAGGACACCTCTTCCTGTGCATAAATCACTTTATTCTGAAAACATTAGTGCTTTCCCCCAGGCACCTGTAGTAGGCAACCTGTGCCCTTAGAAGAGAGAATAACACGGCAGCAGCCATTGCCATGGTTAATCCAGCAGCCTTGGTTGGCTAGACAGTAGTTTTCTTTCCCAACCCTCATTTCTGTCTATCAGAGATGCCCTCTGAGCCTCCTTTGTACTATTATAACTCCACCGCAGTACTTAATCAAATTCAGCCCTGTATTAAAGGTTTTTTGTGCATTAATCATTATATCCTGCCCATTTGTTGTGTTGACTCTAAGCTTAAAGAAGACCAAGTTTCCTGCCCTCCGCCGAGGCAAGCTCCCAATTATCACCACTAAATCTGGTTACACAATTTTCCAATATCCACCATGGGAGGATCCCATTTACAGGTTGAgataaattttcttaaaagtaaatTTGGTTATTTCTCTGGTATTTAACTGTACATGttcaaaacatgtaaaataagaaaatgtgtatGAATATTTCTTatacagtaaaaattaataatcaaatatcttttgagcacctactttgtatAAACCACTTGGTTTTTCAACCGAGAAGCTCTAGAGGGAGAGAAGGTTGAAATTCACCTTCTGGTAAAACAGTCACCATTTCACACCATTGTAACAGACCAAGTATCAACCTCTAAAGAGCTTTATTTCATCTGAAAACTGGGGAATCTGCACCTAAAGTCCAGAGATAAGTCAGGAGGCAATTAAGTATCTTATCCCAAACAGACCTatggctctttctttctttcattcttttgttctttcttcctttctttttttcatttatttttgtttgtttgttttactacttcaaattgctttcatttttttaaataattagctAACTATAGAGTTGATTAAGAGGACCCTAAAACCCTGCATTGAGTAAAGAATGCTGAAAGTTTAAACAAGCAGGCTAACCCGTTTATAAAAGTGGATCAGAGGACCTTAAAACCTTGAATTGGGTAGGAAAGAAACTTCCCATAATTTGCCTAAATCAGTGTTCTTcaaaaagggaaattttttttttttacatctttattggagtataattgctttacaatggtgtgctagtttctgctttataacaaagtgaatcagttatacatatacatatgttcccatatctcttccctcttgcatctccctccctcccaccctccctatcccacccctctaggtggtcacaaagcaccgagctgatctccctgtgctatgcggctgcttcccactagctatctattttacgtttggtagtgtatatatgtccatgccactctctcattttgtcccagcttacccttccccctccctatatcctcaagtccgttctctagtaggtctgtgtctttattcccatcttacccctagggtcttcatgacatattttttttcttaaattccatatatatgtgttagcatacagtatttgtctttctctttctgacttaagatgtggcacacatatacaatggaatattactcagccataaaaagaaacgaaattgagctatttgtaatgaggtggatggacctagagtctgtcatccagagtgaagtaagtcagaaaaagggaaatcttgaGCTAACCCTGATTCCAAGCCCAAATGGATTTAAGATGGTGGGTATCTTTGCTCTCTTAAATCACTTAACTTTGCAGTATTTTCTTCTCATCTTATAGAAGTGTCTGAAATTGCTCATGTCTCCCAGACCAACTCACACGTATTCATTAAGCTCCCACTCCATGCCCAGCAAACTGCTAAGAGCTGTGTCTCTGCTGATTTGCTGCTGTCAGCTGTCCCCTGCCTGCCTTGGAATACAGAGCTGCCCACTCCAGGAGATTGGAGTCTCACCTTTAGTTTCTGGATTTGCTATAAATCACTGCCCTTGACTGCTAAAAGGAATGAAACCCAGGTGGGAGAAacacctcctccacctccatgCTCCAATAGCCTCACTCACCTTTAGAGAAAACGGggatgaagagaagagaaaacagggcAGTACAGGGCCAGGTCCCAGAAGCCAGGTCCAGCCGAGCCCCATGACTCTGGAAGCCAAAGCAAGCCATGGCTTTATGGGAGCGGTGTTCAGGTCTTCAGGAAGCAGAGCGAAAACTTTCAGGATCCTGAAGCTTTGAAATGTGTTTGAACCCACACAGAATCAAGGACTTTATATAGCAGGCTTTGATCCCAGGTATGTACAACACATGTGCACACGCAGAAGGCACCTGAATTTCTagcctttttgttttggttttacgAGAAAGGAAGCCGTGGGTTTAGCTGTTACGTCGAAAAGATAACCTCAAATACTCAAAGTAAAACTGAACAAAACAAGCCAATCCATGGATGGAAAATGCACTCAATTTGAAACTGAAGCTTCTTGTTCATTTTGAGGATAAGTGGAGACTTGGAGAATTCCCTGGAGTGCAGGAGTCCCCCTAAGTCCCAGTTTTATCCAATTGTCTAGGCATATTTTACGACCCAATTTATTTCATTGACAcgcgcccccaccccccaacaaaaACCTGCTAAGTTGCTGGCTCTCTGAGCCCTTGTGCTAAAGACAGAATTAGTCTGGGCATCATTAATGAAGGCTTTGCATTCCACCTGTGAGGCACCATCTTTGGCACGCTTTGCAAATCAGAGTTTATTTCTCCTAGCTCCATTTAAGATTTTTGTTAGGAGAAAATACCAAAATCACAAGAAATAAATTGATCTGCCTCTGGTTTTGCAGGAAAGAATTCTGGTGCTCTTGAAAGCCTTAACTCAACAAAGACAAAAcagaattgaagaagaaaaagtcaaTGAAGAAGATCCAAGAAATTCAAACCTTCCATCAGAGAATAGACTCTTTTTTCCTAATGGGAAGTTTTCAAGCAGAAAATCCAAGGACTGAGGTGAAATATGACTGAAGTTCTTAAATTTATGAAAGTCGCAGACAGAGCAAATGTTCATCCTCTAAGAAAATACTAAGCACCGGAGACTAACCCACTCTTAAAACTGAGGACTTTTCTTATATTTCAACGATGAAAGACACACTTATTGAGAGCCTATGATATGCCAGAAATTGTGTGCGTGTAGGACTGAATGACGACAAAACAAAAACGTAGTCAATGCCTCAAAGGACTTCCAGAAGACCGACACACGAGCAGACAGTATGGTGTTTGCTTCCTGCAGCCCTTCATGGTTTCCCTTGTCCAGACTCCTCAGCACAGCAAAGGAGGCTGTGTAGAGTACGGGCCTGACGCCTCTCTTCTTAGACTATCTTCCAGCATCCCCTCACATGCCCCCTTCCTCTGCTCGTCATCTCTCCAACACACCTCTTTCAGGTTTCATCAGCTTAACCAACACTGTTCCTACTGCCTTCTCCCTCCCATTATCTTGTTTTATCCTCCAGCTGTTAGCTAAGGTGCCACCTCTCTCCTGACCTGCCTCTTTCCCATACTCCTCAAACTCCTTATGTAAGCCTTCAAACCCCACCTGAAATGCCAGCAGGCAGTAACAACTTAAAGGACGCTTACTAAGGGCCACATCCAGAtacaaaagtgaaaaatgtatgTTCCTAATCTTGAGAGGAAGTCACAGCAGTCACAAGGCAGACATTTAAACCCATGATCATGAAATTGTGGATAAATGCTGAAGTTGAAGTATTGCTGAAGACATAAAGGGGCAGAAGCCATTGGTTCAGCCTGTGGAAGTCAGAAAGCGCTTCTCAGAGAAGTAAACGCTGAACTTTTTGTTAAGGACAAGGGGCAAGAGGCGGGTATTCAGACCAGAAAAACAGCGTGTGCCTGGCTAGAAAGGGCGTAAAGCATTCATTACAGCCAGAGAACAAGCCTGGTATGGGGCTCACCAGTACGTGGAAGACTAGGTTCATAGTCTTCAATGCACCACAAGGAGCAAATAGGCATGATTAAGTGCACATTTTAGGGAGATTCCCCCGGCACAGGAGGAGGGGTGGTGAGGATGAGTTCAaggaggaagaagatataaccaggAAAACCAAGGAGGAGACTATTGCAATACCACGGGCAACCAGGAATTGGCAGactgttttctgtaaagggtcagaccGTAAATATATTGGGCTTTGCAGGCCAAACAGAGTGGTCTCTGTTGCCACTACTCAACGCTGCTGTGGTAAGGTGAAAGCAATcacaaaaaatatgtaaatgaatgggcatggctgtgttccaataacgccttatttttaatgtcaatcatacctcaatttaaaaaagaaatatttacaaaaacagatggaggctggatttggcctcCCGGCCATGGTTTGCCAACTCCAGGTCTAAACTAAGGCAATGACAGCAGTGGTGACAAGGTCCCTAAGGGGGCTAATCCTCAAGCGGTGAGTGGATGGAGGAGTTTAGGGTGACACCAGATTTATGGCTTGGTGCTGCCAGGAATTGTTCAAATGTTTGTCAAGTTTTATCTGATTCAAGTCTCCAAACCATCCTACAAGGCAGGGATTATTGGCTTTCCCaatttatagaggagaaaaccaAAGCACTGAGAGTTAAGGAGGCTTATCCAATCCCCCATCGTTGGTaggagagccaggatttgaagtcAATGATGCTGTTAATCACTATACTAAAGCAAAGGCTTTGAAGCCGAAGAgaactggatttgaatcctagcaTGAAGACTTGCTAGCTGATTATCTGGGGCTAAGGGCCCAATGGTCTTCAGAAAATAGCTGCAATTCTATTGTAAGGATTtcatgagataatgcatgtaacgTATATAAAAGACCTATTACGGAGGCTGGCCACTCAGTAACTAGGAGTCCTTTTTATTACAGAgtcactgagaaaacagaagtgtAATTTACTGgaatagaaaatagaagaagagCAGATCAGGAAGTGAAGATGATGAGTTCCATTCGGGCATGTTGACTTTAAGGTATCCACAGATGGTAACATGGAGACCCTCAAAAGCAACCGCCAGTGTGGACCTGGAGCACGGGAGATAGAGCCAAGCTAAAGATATCAGCTTCGGCAACCATGAAGCCACAGGTAAAAATCTCACAGTGCCGAGGCACGTGATGAGCACACTAGAAACATTTTAATAGATAAATGACTGAAAACAGTTTAACATAAAAAGAGATGAGGGTCGTAGTAGAAACTTTTGAAGAACTCTTACCAGCTCCCCTAATTATACTTTTATGAGACTATTTCTGTCAAACAACAGTTGTAAAAACCACTGGGTGAAAGGATGTTGGTGAAAAagatatattcacatatatccTCCCGTAGATGACTTGATAATTACAAAGGGGAGAGAATAATGGATAAATCTAGCATATACTGccataaccaagtgatcaaactgAAGATCGCctatgatgggcattctgacatCAAGTCCAGATGCAATACACTGAGAAGAACACACCTCTGTAGTATTATTGCCAAAATTGCTTAAACTGAATCtaattatgaaaaaaacaactagaaaaatccATAGTGGGAACATTCTGCAAAACAACTGGCCTTCAAAACTGGCCTTAATAtcctgaaagattaaaaaataaaaaacctgaaaaacTGTTGTAGATTAAAGGCGATTAAGGAGGCATGACAACAAAATCCAATGTGTAATCCttgattgaaaaaaatcaactataAAGCATATTGTTGAGAAACTTGGGCAAATTTGAATACAGACTATATTTGATAATAGTAttgcattaattttaaatttgctgAGTGTTATCATCTTATTGGGGTTATGTAGGGAAATGTCTTTGGGGGTGATATTTGCttaaatatttagggataaagtCTCAGGATGTTGACAAAtaactctcaaatggttcagcaaaaatatgtgtatatgtttgtgtcatcagagagaaagaagaataataatAGAACAACAgtgacaaaatgttaacaactggaGAATCTAGGTGAAGGTTATATCACTGTGTGCATAAtacttttcttataaattttttGTGAgactgaaaattttcaaaatcaaaagttgaaattagaaattataggGCCGCTATTAATATGGTAGGCACTATAGCACAGATAAGCAAACTGAAATTTAGAGAGAGGAGGTGACTTGTTCAAGAT
This window contains:
- the CTLA4 gene encoding cytotoxic T-lymphocyte protein 4 isoform X1, which codes for MACFGFQSHGARLDLASGTWPCTALFSLLFIPVFSKGVHVAQPAVVLASSRGVASFVCEYGSSGKATEVRVTVLRKAGGQLNEVCAATYMVEDELTFLEDSTCTGTSSGNKVNLTIQGLRATDSGLYICKVELMYPPPYYVGMGNGTQIYVIDPEPCPDSDFLLWILAAVSSGLFFYSFLITAVSLSKMLKKRSPLTTGVYVKMPPTEPECEKQFQPYFIPIN
- the CTLA4 gene encoding cytotoxic T-lymphocyte protein 4 isoform X2, giving the protein MACFGFQSHGARLDLASGTWPCTALFSLLFIPVFSKGVHVAQPAVVLASSRGVASFVCEYGSSGKATEVRVTVLRKAGGQLNEVCAATYMVEDELTFLEDSTCTGTSSGNKVNLTIQGLRATDSGLYICKVELMYPPPYYVGMGNGTQIYVIAKEKKPSYYRGLCENAPNRARM